A stretch of the Janthinobacterium sp. B9-8 genome encodes the following:
- a CDS encoding IMPACT family protein, whose translation MTTSLATAVSAEIIIKKSRFIAHIHPVSGRAEALALVDGYWKQHPEARHVCWALLAGGESGMNDDGEPSGTAAKPIMNVLQHKHLEGVLGVVVRYFGGIKLGAGGLTRAYTDAIATALLDAEYIISVAQNNIEIALPFADEGRIRRFVAQNEGLVLGVHYSNIEAYLQLQLAQDKTTALLEEINNLCAGQVRVTSG comes from the coding sequence ATGACTACATCCCTTGCCACTGCCGTTTCCGCAGAAATCATCATTAAAAAAAGCCGTTTTATTGCCCATATTCACCCCGTGAGTGGCCGCGCTGAGGCATTGGCCTTGGTCGATGGATATTGGAAGCAACACCCCGAGGCGCGGCATGTTTGCTGGGCGCTGCTCGCCGGCGGTGAATCAGGAATGAATGATGATGGTGAGCCATCCGGCACAGCGGCCAAGCCGATTATGAATGTCTTGCAGCACAAACATTTAGAAGGCGTATTAGGCGTGGTGGTGCGCTATTTTGGCGGTATAAAGCTGGGCGCTGGCGGCTTAACCCGCGCCTACACCGACGCCATCGCCACCGCCCTGCTGGATGCTGAATACATCATCAGCGTCGCCCAAAACAATATCGAAATCGCCCTACCCTTCGCCGACGAAGGCCGCATCCGCCGCTTTGTCGCCCAAAACGAAGGCCTCGTCTTAGGCGTGCACTACAGCAATATCGAAGCCTATTTACAACTGCAACTCGCCCAGGACAAAACCACAGCACTGCTGGAAGAAATCAACAATCTATGCGCTGGGCAGGTTCGAGTTACGAGTGGTTGA